Sequence from the Argentina anserina chromosome 7, drPotAnse1.1, whole genome shotgun sequence genome:
CAtatgtgtttgtgtgtgtaaTGTAAACTTGATGATACTTTTACTTCCGAGATAATGATGAAACAgaagaatgaaaatataatgtaACTGGGGTTTAATGCTTGCTCATGCTTGAATATTATACACAACTGTGCTGCAGAGATAGAAATATATGGAGACATATCGAAAATCTAGAAGGAGGCTTAGATGAGTTAAATCAAGCAGATATAGACATATATGAAACATATTGGAAATCTGAGAAGCTAGGATTAAATCATGCTCCTATTGTGCAAGATTCATCGTATGCTATAGACCTCTGAAACATACTAATGTTTAAACCAATGACATTTTAAGGATTCTGGTTCCACTTTGTAGATTCTATAGGGAGTAGACACATGCTTGTTTTGTGTATCCGGATGCATGCTAGACTGCTAGAGTTAGCTTACATTACTACAACTCTGATTTAATTCTGCTTCATTTGATTTCAGATAACTAAGCAGATTCAAGCTGCCAATGAAGTGTATAAGCTTCATAATCTCCCCGAGTTTTACAAGGTTAATTTTAATACCTCCATAAAAGCTTATGAATGATTGAGCATGATTACATGAACATTACTCATTGCTTTTTCGGTGTTGATAACAGGATCCGCGCCCTCATATATCAGTGGCTTGGGCATTAGGCGACACCAAGGAATCCCTAAAGAAAGTAGTCGAAGATGAAAGAAGAAAATCTACAGTTGGGGGTTCATTACAGAAATGTATTTTTACCAGCAGATTCAGTGGCATCGAGTGTAAGATTGGCAACAAAACAtataaaatatgtaaatattcTGACGAATAATGTGTAATCAAATTCTTTGTCTTGTATTTCACTGAGATTCACTCAGGTTGTGTACTGGGTAAGTTTGATAATAGATGTAAAGTTAATGATCATCAGGGAACTAATTGACCATATAACTCACAGTACTTGTTGCCTTGCTAGCTCAGGAGTAGGTGAAATATGATACAAATTTTACCACCATAAATAAGTTTCTCAAATGAACCCTTCACTTGCATGGTCATATTACTGAACCGTTTGTGTATACAACTATACATGTCCATTGCAGGTTTCTAGCACAAGGGCATAGGATTGACACCGAGAGAAAGGCTGTAACTTGCAACTTGTAAAAGGGACAATAGATGCGGCGGTATAATCTTAATCAAAGGGATCGATTCTTGGGTCATGCTCGCTAGCCATGGCCATCCCTGTGCAAAGGCATGTAGGGCACATAACCTGCCAAATTACAGACATGGAAATCATATAAACTTATTATTTGCATTATCATGTTGCTCAAcataacaaatcaaatcagAAGCGGCTATCCTCAATCCATATGATGAGCCAAATGCATTGATATGGCAAGCAGGAAGAGTTGATAAACAAGCAATAACCAGTAATGAACATTTTTAAATATTCAACCTTTCCGGCTCCTGAGCAGTTTGAACATCTTTCAGTTTTAGGAAGGGATAAAGGCTGATCCGCACCATCAACGGTTGATACTGCTTCAGCAAGCACAAGGGTTCCTGTGCTTGAACACCGAGCACAAGCAAGATATCCTGCATAGATATATAGTACGTTAGCATCACCTAtgcaaaattatatacataccCAGTAAATACCAAGAAGGGTGTGGACAACGTACTGAACTGAATAAGTGCATGCATGCGAGTGTGGGGTTACGGTTTAGGTGTGTGTAGGTATGAATGAATATTGAAGTATTGAACTGAATCCTAGACCAACTAATTGAAACCAACTATCCATAGGCAACTAGCCCTAAAGCATTTCAAGGAAAGATTCAAGTCCTGTAAGAATCTGATCATACATACATACTTCTGGCACTTGAAAGGTACTATGGCATACAGAAGGGGAGAAAATTTGAATTCATAGGTGATGCCTTCTAAGACAATCTCATCAAAATGTTTGTAAAAAAGCTTCTAATGGAGCACACAGGACAACTGGGACTCTACCTTAAGATGCTGCTATAGATTAAGCTAGAGATATGCGAAGTAATATAAACATCTCACTTATAGACATCAAAAAGCTACAGAAAAACCTCCAACAAGAACTTAAAGGTCATACCAGTTCCAAGACAATATTTGCATCTCTTATGTTCCTGCAGTTTTACGTTGTTTATTTCTACTACCATCAGCGCGGAGATCACTCCAACTGCTCCTCCCGAGAAAGATGCTACTATGGGATCAACCTCGCTGCAATCCAATGAAAAAATGTAAGTGAATGAAACTGgggaagaaaaatcaaaacatttGCAATAGAGCATCATTAGCTTCATGTCCTCATATATTACCATAGTAAGTTTCAAATGTGTGAATCCTAAGGAACTCATCAGTTTAGATAAATTGGTTCCCTAAGTAACAATTGGTACCCTTTCCTGCCAGATTTAGTCTAAAAATGAAACATTGATATGTATATCATTGAAGATTCATATCAAGAAAGGTAATCTGAATTTCTCGATCCCAAAATAAATCGATTGTATATCAGGCTACACATACCTCAACTGCATAGGCAGATGCATACTCCTTATGAAGTCTTCATATGATGTGCCTCCTATTCCTAGCCTTAACTCTAACTGATATATGCAAGGACATGTGAGAAAGGAAGTTTAGACACATTCAATCCTCGTTATCAAACTTCCAAAAAGAACactcattttttttcacatatttgtcagaaaatgtaaaatttataaatcacTTTTAGAATCTGTGTACGATATAAGTCAATGAATAAATAACTTACAGCTGGTGCTAGGAGACCCCCGAAAAGGATGATTCCTGTGATAAGAGAAAAACATACAGCATAATACTGCTTAAGGTTTGCTGAAGTCTGCAACACATGAATTTACTATGTAATTAGCACTTTGCAGAAAACTTTTCATCCTTAACTAGCAAGTTACCCGAACCTTTAGAACTCATAGTAACACTACTGTTCAGAGAGGACACTTACCAAGGGAGGCAAGAATGGAATGAATGATGGAAAATTTGGAAGTTCATTTTCTGGCTCTTCACTTGACATTCCGAGCTCTGCATTTTTAATCCTCTGCTGTATCCTCAGCCTGCGAACCTACACATAATGAAGTTCATTTAGTCGAAAACCAAAACTGAAATGGAGCCTAACGGTAAATGTACACATAGTGATGATATGTTAAAACTCAGATTGTGGTACAACTTGCCCACCTCTTCCATGTGCAAGAAGATTTTGTTGCGACGACTCCGAATATTATCCTGAATCTCTTGCAGTTCCATTTTGGCAAAGTCTTGCACTGTTTCAGGGCCTTCTATAATACAGAATCTGCATATATTCATATAAAATATTCCAACTATAAGACGCAAATTTACACCAACAACCAACCATTCATCCATTAACAACAAAGTAATCACAAAACAAATGGCAAGAAACATTGTACTGAACAAAGATTGGAAAATTTTGATATCACAAGTCAAACAAGCACAAAACTTCAACTGATAACTAATCAAAGGACATAAATTTAAGTGAAAGAGGGGGTACCCAGAGGGATTGGTTTCCGCTGAATCAGAGTCGACGGATTGAGCAAAAGAAGAAGGGTCAGCGTCAGAGGCCAAGGATCGCAACCTGAAGCTTGATTTATGGTTGAATCTGGAAGTCGGACTCTGAAAGCTATACGATCCATATCTATTTATAGTGGGTGAAACCGCAACCAATCGACCCAAAGAGAGCGAGAGCATGACTCTAGCTCTATATGAAGAACACCCAAAACAGCATAATCCACTTTGTCTCTGTTTCTAGAAAGAACAGCAGAGTAGCTAACTCAGCAATAGCTCACTGAGTTGAGTTGAGTTGAGTTGAGTTGAGGTTTGGTAATGAAATAGTGACAGAATAAAATAGAAGACCCACTGAATGTGAGGAGGACTTGTCAGCTAGCTAAACAGAAGCTTCAGTATCTCTGAAACTGAGTTGGTGAATGATGCTCAGAAAATTGAATTCAcataataatttatatttatataaaaaaaatctggaTGGTAATGAATGGAGGGGAAAATTGGGAATTTTGCAGACCATGATATGGGAAAATCGTTTTCATTTCTAAGAAGGAAAAAACAGAGTTTTGAGTGGTCCGGAAATTGGGTCTGTCCCTCTCTGTttggtgtgtgtgtgttagaCTTTGAACCAGAAAACAATGATCAATCTGTTTCATTATCCAATTCTATTGGTGTCTTTTTTACTTGTGCTTATTGATTTTTATCTGGTTTTTGGTGCTTTTTGTGTTTACTGGCTAAAATAAAAATGGGTTAAAAAATTATGGTGAATATTTTGTGTGAATGTGATTGTTGGTTTGTATGATTCATGCCAATGAAAATGATAaggttattttttttatgcgTGACGTACGATTGCACCATGTAATTTTAAGCATTTATGTGTTGGGAACATTGTGTCCGTATTCAGATTCTAGATCTTAATCAACAACATGGATACGTATTTAAACCATAATTCACAAATTCTTAAACTTTTTCATGAAGATTGTGCATGTTGAAACTCCAACAAGGCCTCAAATAGGGTTGCCTACTTACACTAGGACTTGGTGCTTTTACTTGTAACAAAAAAGCAATTCTTAGACTTTGTCATGAAGATTGTACATGTTGAAAGATCCAACAAGCTAGGCCTCAAATAGGGTTGTCTACTTACACTAGGACTTGGTGCTTTTACTTGTAACAAAGAAGCAATTCTTAGACTTTGTCATGAAGATTGTACATGGTGAAAGATCCAACAAGGCCTCAAATAGGGCTGCCTACTTGCACTAGACATCCTTAGACTTTGTCATGAAGACAATGCATGTTGACAAAGCTTCCAAGGCCTCAAATAGGTTTGCCTATTTACACTAGGACTTGGTGCTTTGTAACAGAGAAGCAAACTGTTGTTGCTTTATGATGGAGGGTTCGATCATATTATCAATTGTGAATTAGTTTCGAAAGTATAGATAAGTAGGAGATTTACGATTGACTATGAGTACTAGatttgtatatgtatatagcaTGTGATAGTATGTTACAGTAAACTGCATATACATGTTAGGCAATGATACAATTTTGTAAAGATGAGAATGAAACTCTCACCTAGGGTGGTACTTATAGAGTTCGTTGTTGGTGAGAAGGGCATGATATTTGTAAAATTTGTAATATTTCTTTAAACATGTCATAGATTAATATGTTACTTGGGTTATATTTAGGGTTATGATATTAAAAATTTACCTCTAAAATAAGCTTTATGATTGGCACTTATCCTAGGAAGCATGAAAGCGCTCACTCACTCACGATTCGTGCTTCCGAAGCGGAAGCGAAGCAAAATCGTTATAGAATCGCCAAGAAGCATGCAGAATCGCATTCCCGTGAAAATGAGTTTTCGAATCGCAGTGAAAGCGCTCGATTCCAAATCAAAAGCTTGACGACGGCGGTTATGGAGGAAGCGTGGGCATATTTGCCTTAAAAAAAGCACAACCACTAAATCATCTTGATCACGAATCCACTCTTGATTACTAATCCTTGATTGCGATTCCAATTATTCTTAACTCTCCATGACATCAAAACATATGTTATTACCTTCTTACTCTCCATGCAGCCTAGCTATTATCATGGAGGGGGTGTATGAATATCAATTTGCGGTGTGTTAATAGCATAACCCTATATTTATAATGTCATGTCCTAAACCCAATCTCATTGgcacaaaacaaaaacggaggttttaggatttaagtttttttctaattaaaaattaattaaattgaatAAGAACGCATTAAGCCATCTTTTATTTAATCAGAAATATGTCAGTTATTTACCCAGGTCACGCACCCCTAACTTTGTACCATATGTCAAATGTCTGATAACGAGCCTACACATGcccagaaaaatatatatgataatgcatttattaaaaaaatgtcGAGTTATTTTTTTACCTTTTCTACTAAAAGTTCAAAATGAGGAAAACTCTCTTTGAGCTTTCTAATTAAATAAACCATGCCCACTGATTtactttttttctattttataaatagttaaattgaattataatgACACCCGATGACATAGCTGCTTATAACCGGGGTGATATATGTCTTTATCATTTGTGTTTCTAGTGTCACTTTTCTAAGATTATTAGAGATTAGGCAATAATGCAACTCGTTTTAGGGCTTGAAATTTCTATTTAGGTAGTGAATTCAATCATTTCAATGTGTTAAGGTAGAAAAGGAAATCTTCGCTATCTTAttgaagaattgaaaaaaaaaattgtgtctATTCAATTATATTTGTCGTATCTTCTAACTTCATAATCGCAATTGTCTAATTCATAATCT
This genomic interval carries:
- the LOC126801604 gene encoding protein ORANGE-GREEN, chloroplastic, which codes for MLSLSLGRLVAVSPTINRYGSYSFQSPTSRFNHKSSFRLRSLASDADPSSFAQSVDSDSAETNPSGFCIIEGPETVQDFAKMELQEIQDNIRSRRNKIFLHMEEVRRLRIQQRIKNAELGMSSEEPENELPNFPSFIPFLPPLTSANLKQYYAVCFSLITGIILFGGLLAPALELRLGIGGTSYEDFIRSMHLPMQLSEVDPIVASFSGGAVGVISALMVVEINNVKLQEHKRCKYCLGTGYLACARCSSTGTLVLAEAVSTVDGADQPLSLPKTERCSNCSGAGKVMCPTCLCTGMAMASEHDPRIDPFD